The Synechococcus sp. MU1643 genome contains a region encoding:
- a CDS encoding VOC family protein, with protein sequence MNAIQISWVLAAKDSAKLAGFYCELFQAKLNPGVADHHCIVQFSDGSQLEIYSPSRRRPFPARGRALAPCLRLPPSQAPLPELERLLSNALQCGGSILEDVRLEPFGAEAWIHDPEGNALLLLAPLDSGASIS encoded by the coding sequence ATGAATGCGATACAGATCAGCTGGGTCCTGGCTGCAAAAGACAGCGCCAAGTTGGCGGGCTTTTACTGCGAGCTGTTTCAAGCCAAGTTGAATCCTGGGGTGGCAGACCACCACTGCATCGTTCAATTCAGCGATGGCAGCCAGCTTGAGATTTACAGCCCATCACGCCGGCGCCCTTTCCCTGCCCGTGGGCGAGCGCTGGCCCCCTGTTTGAGGCTCCCCCCATCTCAGGCCCCCCTGCCTGAGCTTGAGCGGCTGCTCAGCAACGCCCTGCAGTGTGGTGGGTCGATTCTGGAGGATGTGCGGCTTGAGCCCTTTGGTGCTGAGGCCTGGATCCACGATCCGGAGGGCAATGCCCTGTTGCTTCTGGCTCCCCTGGACTCTGGCGCTTCGATCTCATGA